A stretch of Choristoneura fumiferana chromosome 29, NRCan_CFum_1, whole genome shotgun sequence DNA encodes these proteins:
- the LOC141444161 gene encoding uncharacterized protein, with amino-acid sequence MSLNPLNELKRRLEDDTTALPKRLCLARNVVHSHYFPAAPKERVVAEWLNGLTKLNKLNGGELKSITGWLSAGDGLSSDLKSKLIQIVSEFVQCNPLKLEEVQSILDFVENEKISKQVTEHIDENLIISVTLLQTLSTQNEDRTKINALIQRILKNLVKHYKESKKKLEFIIKFLDGKNLETIFGLLDTDNHNSIIEVCQNILFPVNKKSFFVSFLQTLIRKDNIDDLIAEKGDNIQSVLKIMSAFFEFPSNRTTKDHNFLCNFVDVFVSCFQGENQLIFAFYIMVSNSLNMPQNYLTPNSAMPSIIFEENNDKIKRSIFLRMLKILLQNEVDITTRLTDTFGEKISKAETRKNFSMFIQGVLMGLLKLEGKPDKTTMNIINTALKLDPMLIEQKMDQILPPIMAAKKNSSAIMETYTSMLKCLLQTLFKLSRGTSFITQILPNVKLILEASNTEQFGLIQKKDDSEKIKSKIITGNDVMPKECVDMYGKWTSELMFRQNSELLVSLQKDFEIHCLMMLEEGFVSPSIITLCEVLSAILSSFFENSKMADHTVPRHIAEDFWNSYRKFENECLKKLGECVLKLNYNPPLMKSFLQLCVSFSRLKCLNLKYGNIKVDVRTDSGCDIYDFNAILPCLSGEQWATLAGKVKDEARVLLDHLVASKVLASELLASQSQDNESSNKSYLIKQLTSSDVLENEIYIKKIVFANLQKSQAKQLAKHLVKLCINEEDTDVLERNSALNNRILLNALVIDTLKNTIKCFDNTEALSKAMTKTDFDLTLFLKNVDVKDLFSQIRMHTEETDVSKCVQVLKQLPIYYLEEKYQLISLFVLLLVKNSSSKKLKRIVDNILQSLYELSPKNPDLYKIFPVDFIFSFEDKTVIDLLTLKIKTSNNLLLLKSTLETGVKKVKTDSAIVKNIVQILLAKQTSTNTSSIEYFCDPVFQISCLILPIIAKEKKAITTSAFRSILANLQEKIHKAMLDAFKNIDFGRNSSLLANQTGNPEDSMVVSDNTMAALNAMEAYSLTLSKYCETNDTGEIKNLECLWSGLEFFMQNAIQTVQNPESKNPHIESSIHLLNVVLRYIKKLETHDLFKDKDKLFLQIWRSLRDRLLIVHDHRQKGRMSENCLENIGVALKFLWELSSVECFGKHFVGDLSNLATIKDVQTLKEDESATTILTSHRVAKYLSTQCLKANIIGPKCAALSKLMYRISKNLRHWIQDNFEYSLELKGEKIVREEKEILVEDAACDLLTNGLEILSEVIFASKRITLDYKFLDSIFELQHLIHCILGCNTKRIRCTVSWPAFFKLYRGSLTVLNSLLVARAEILEDRWPCYLQCYRALVFCLCERASSQAQLDRQVEDKMAEAAHSIEKLTDSICKKKTHISRLAAYTVADISSWIERTAPSKMVRQHLENSVVLLIQASDSTHAMAFLRRALAGSPGQMTMTNLYSMYKRYHKYVGNA; translated from the exons ATGTCACTTAATCCTTTAAACG AGTTGAAACGGCGTCTAGAAGATGATACAACTGCACTTCCGAAGCGTCTTTGCTTAGCAAGAAACGTAGTGCATTCTCACTACTTCCCAGCGGCTCCTAAGGAAAGAGTTGTCGCAGAATGGCTGAACGGTCTCACGAAGCTCAATAAACTCAATGGCGGGGAGCTGAAGAGTATAACCGGCTGGCTTAGTGCTGGTGATGGCCTGAGTAGTGACTTAAAAAGCAAATTGATACAG aTTGTATCAGAATTTGTTCAGTGCAATCCACTTAAACTTGAAGAAGTTCAATCAATCCTCGATtttgttgaaaatgaaaaaatatcaaaacaagtGACTGAGCATATTgatgaaaatttaataatatcagTGACACTTCTGCAAACTTTGAGTACACAGAATGAAGACCGAACCAAAATAAATGCTCTCATTCAAAGAATACTAAAAAACCTTGTTAAACACTACAAAGAGTCCAAGAAGAAATTGGAATTTATCATCAAGTTCTTGGATGGTAAGAATTTGGAGACAATATTTGGTTTATTAGACACTGACAATCATAATTCTATCATAGAAGTCTGTCAAAACATACTGTTTCCagttaataaaaaatctttcttcGTAAGCTTCTTACAAACTTTGATCAGAAAAGACAATATTGATGACTTGATTGCTGAAAAAGGAGACAATATTCAGTCTGTACTGAAAATTATGAGTGCATTCTTTGAATTCCCAAGCAATCGCACTACTAAGGATCACAATTTTCTATGCAACTTTGTGGATGTTTTTGTCAGTTGTTTCCAAGGCGAAAATCAACTTATTTTCGCCTTCTACATTATGGTCAGTAATTCATTGAACATGCCACAAAATTACTTAACTCCAAACAGTGCAATGCCTTCTATCATTTTCGAAGAAAACAATGACAAAATCAAAAGGAGCATATTTTTGAGAATGCTTAAAATATTGCTCCAAAATGAAGTTGACATCACCACCAGACTAACAGATACTTTTggtgaaaaaatatctaaagCGGAAACTAGAAAGAACTTCTCCATGTTCATACAAGGAGTGTTGATGGGGCTTTTAAAGTTAGAAGGGAAACCAGATAAAACTACtatgaatattataaatacagcATTAAAATTAGATCCAATGctaattgaacaaaaaatggacCAAATATTACCACCAATAATGGCAGCCAAAAAGAATAGCTCAGCCATCATGGAAACATATACTTCTATGTTAAAATGTCTGCTACAAACTTTATTCAAACTTAGCCGAGGCACTTCATTTATCACTCAAATACTACCAAATGTAAAGCTGATTTTAGAAGCTAGCAACACTGAGCAATTTGGTTTGATTCAGAAAAAAGATGACTCtgagaaaattaaaagtaaaataatcacAGGCAATGATGTGATGCCCAAAGAATGTGTGGATATGTATGGAAAATGGACTTCAGAGTTGATGTTCAGACAAAACAGTGAGCTGCTTGTGTCGTTACAAAAGGACTTTGAAATACACTGCCTCATGATGCTGGAAGAAGGTTTTGTCA GTCCATCTATCATAACATTATGTGAAGTCCTGTCGGCCATCTTGTCAAGTTTCTTCGAGAACAGCAAAATGGCGGACCACACGGTCCCGCGCCATATTGCCGAGGACTTTTGGAATTCTTACCGAAAATTCGAGAATGAATGCTTAAAGAAACTGGGAGAGTGTGTGCTGAAACTAAACTAT AACCCCCCTCTAATGAAATCCTTCCTGCAACTTTGTGTAAGTTTTTCGAGACTGAAGTGTCTCAATCTGAAGTATGGCAACATTAAAGTGGACGTGCGGACTGACAGTGGATGTGATATTTACGACTTTAATGCCATTTTACCCTGTTTGAGTGGAGAACAGTGGGCAACACTGGCAGGGAAAGTGAAAGATGAAGCCAGGGTACTATTG GACCACCTAGTAGCCAGTAAAGTTCTAGCATCAGAGTTACTCGCCTCACAATCGCAGGATAACGAATCAAGCAACAAATCCTATTTGATAAAGCAACTAACTAGCTCAGATGTATtagaaaatgaaatttatatcaagAAAATCGTGTTTGCCAACCTTCAGAAGTCACAAGCGAAGCAACTTGCTAAACATCTAGTAAAATTGTGTATTAATGAAGAAGATACAGATGTTTTAGAACGAAATTCTGCCCTGAATAACAGAATACTCCTAAATGCACTGGTTATCGATACATTGAAGAATACTATAAAATGTTTCGATAATACAGAAGCTCTGAGTAAAGCAATGACTAAAACAGATTTCGATTTGACATTGTTCTTAAAAAATGTTGATGTCAAAGATTTATTTAGTCAAATTAGGATGCACACAGAAGAAACTGATGTGTCTAAATGTGTACAAGTGTTAAAACAACTGCCGATCTACTATTTGGAGGAAAAATATCAATTGATATCTCTATTTGTGCTATTGCTGGTCAAGAATTCTTCAAGCAAGAAATTGAAACGGATTGTGGATAATATACTGCAAAGTTTATACGAATTGAGCCCTAAAAATCCAGATTTGTACAAAATATTCCCAGTGGACTTCATATTTTCATTTgaagacaaaactgtcattGATCTCCTGACACTCAAGATAAAAACATCTAACAATCTCCTGCTGTTAAAAAGCACTTTAGAAACTGGAGTAAAAAAAGTCAAAACAGACAGTGcaatagtaaaaaatatcgtCCAAATACTTCTTGCGAAGCAAACGAGTACAAATACTTCGAGCATAGAGTATTTCTGTGACCCAGTATTTCAGATCAGCTGTTTGATACTGCCTATAATAGCTAAAGAAAAGAAAGCAATAACTACTAGCGCCTTCAGGTCTATATTGGCGAATCTACAAGAGAAAATTCACAAAGCTATGCTGGATGCGTTCAAAAACATAGATTTTGGTAGAAATAGTAGTTTACTTGCCAACCAAACTGGCAACCCAGAGGATTCCATGGTTGTTTCTGACAACACGATGGCAGCACTGAACGCGATGGAAGCGTATTCCCTCACACTTTCCAAATATTGTGAAACAAATGATACAGGGGAAATTAAGAATTTGGAATGTCTCTGGTCTGGTTTGGAATTCTTTATGCAAAATGCT ATACAAACCGTTCAAAACCCAGAATCTAAAAACCCTCACATCGAGTCTTCCATCCACCTTCTAAACGTTGTGCTAcgctacataaaaaaactagaGACCCATGACTTATTCAAAGACAAAGACAAACTATTTCTACAAATATGGCGGAGCTTAAGAGACCGTTTACTAATTGTACATGACCATAGACAAAAGGGGAGGATGAGCGAAAATTGTTTGGAAAATATTGGAGTggctttgaaatttttatgggaGTTGTCTTCTGTTGAATGCTTTGGGAAGCATTTTGTTGGTGACCTGAGTAACTTGGCAACAATTAAG GACGTTCAAACCCTAAAAGAAGACGAATCAGCAACCACAATCCTCACGTCCCACAGAGTAGCAAAATATTTGTCCACCCAATGTTTAAAAGCAAACATAATCGGTCCGAAATGCGCCGCGCTGTCCAAACTAATGTATAGGATATCGAAGAACTTGAGGCACTGGATTCAAGACAATTTTGAGTATAGTTTGGAACTAAAAGGAGAGAAAATTGTTAGGGAAGAAAAGGAAATCCTAGTGGAAGATGCCGCTTGCGATCTGTTAACGAATGGATTGGAGATTTTGTCTGAAGTTATCTTTGCTTCTAAAAGG ATTACTCTGGACTATAAGTTCCTGGATTCGATCTTCGAACTGCAGCACCTGATACACTGCATTTTGGGCTGTAACACGAAACGCATAAGGTGCACAGTGAGCTGGCCGGCTTTCTTCAAGCTATACCGAGGGTCGCTGACCGTACTGAATAGCTTGCTCGTGGCAAGAGCGGAGATTTTAGAAGACAG ATGGCCGTGCTACCTGCAGTGTTACCGCGCGCTCGTGTTTTGTTTGTGCGAGCGCGCGTCGTCGCAGGCGCAGCTGGACAGACAAGTCGAAGACAAGATGGCGGAGGCGGCGCATTCCATTGAGAA ATTAACGGACTCTATCTGCAAGAAGAAGACGCATATATCCCGCTTAGCCGCTTACACAGTTGCCGACATCAGTTCGTGGATAGAACGAACAGCGCCCTCCAAAATGGTGCGGCAGCATCTAGAAAACTCTGTAGTGCTTCTAATACAGGCCTCTGATTCGACACACGCCATGGCTTTCTTGAGAAGAGCCCTGGCTGGGTCCCCTGGCCAAATGACTATGACTAACTTGTATTCTATGTATAAGAGGTATCATAAATATGTTGGCAATGcttaa